A DNA window from Hydrogenobacter sp. contains the following coding sequences:
- a CDS encoding alanine--glyoxylate aminotransferase family protein: protein MYNERLFTPGPVEIPDRVREVLGRQIIHHRTEEFRRIFLEVRELLKRLLDDPSENFVFFSSSGTGAMEAAILNFFVEGDKVLVINGGKFGERWLLLARHWGLDVLEYSVEWGKSADPQKVEETLKRYPECKGVLLQISETSTGSYHPVEDIAQICKNTETLLVADAITALGVYNLKPSIGIDVLIGGSQKALMLPPGLSLLWFSDKARGRLKDRAFYFSVKKELGKQQEGQTAWTPAINLIVALRESLSVILEEGMDTIEKKYRAISEGTRKAINSLGLDVFPEKPAICVTAVRTQDAERIRKELLRHGIRVAGGQDQLKGKIFRISHMGVSDKDGLMFIGMLEVVLRKLGYSPQLGAGISEYSETLIREGLW, encoded by the coding sequence ATGTATAACGAAAGGCTTTTTACGCCGGGTCCTGTTGAGATTCCGGATAGAGTAAGGGAGGTTCTTGGCAGGCAGATTATCCATCACAGAACGGAGGAATTTAGGCGTATCTTTTTGGAAGTTAGAGAACTTTTAAAGAGACTCCTTGACGATCCATCGGAAAACTTTGTGTTTTTTTCCTCCTCAGGCACAGGTGCCATGGAAGCTGCTATACTGAACTTTTTTGTGGAGGGAGATAAAGTTTTAGTGATCAACGGTGGAAAGTTCGGTGAGAGATGGCTCTTACTCGCCAGACACTGGGGACTCGATGTTTTAGAGTACTCAGTTGAGTGGGGCAAGTCTGCAGATCCACAAAAGGTTGAGGAAACACTAAAAAGGTATCCTGAATGTAAAGGTGTCCTTCTTCAGATATCGGAGACATCAACAGGAAGCTACCATCCCGTAGAGGATATAGCACAAATATGTAAAAATACGGAAACCCTTTTAGTAGCTGATGCAATAACCGCTCTTGGAGTATACAATCTCAAACCCTCTATAGGTATTGACGTACTAATTGGTGGTTCTCAAAAGGCTCTCATGTTACCTCCAGGGCTTTCCCTCCTTTGGTTCTCCGATAAAGCAAGAGGCAGATTAAAAGATAGGGCATTTTACTTTAGCGTAAAGAAGGAGCTTGGCAAACAACAGGAAGGACAAACAGCATGGACACCAGCGATAAACCTCATCGTAGCCTTAAGGGAATCCCTATCTGTGATATTAGAAGAAGGTATGGACACAATAGAAAAGAAATACAGAGCCATCTCTGAAGGAACAAGGAAGGCAATAAATAGTCTTGGACTTGATGTATTTCCGGAGAAGCCTGCCATATGTGTAACTGCGGTAAGAACACAAGACGCAGAAAGGATAAGGAAGGAGCTTTTAAGACACGGTATAAGGGTCGCAGGAGGGCAGGATCAGTTAAAGGGAAAGATCTTCAGGATCTCGCATATGGGTGTAAGTGACAAAGACGGGCTTATGTTTATAGGCATGCTGGAAGTCGTCCTAAGGAAGCTTGGCTATTCTCCTCAGCTGGGTGCTGGGATATCTGAGTATTCGGAAACTCTCATACGGGAAGGATTATGGTAA
- a CDS encoding YdcF family protein: protein MLLVISFLERKKRSTYYISVTSALFLYMLSIEPVKDALLTPLESKYPVPEKFQADAIVVLGGGSYNTGILKEDSMKRLLTALIIHKKTGLPIILSGGAENFPDAEIMKSLLLQLGVDKRDIITEVRSRDTEENALYVQKICQQKNYNRILLVTSAYHLPRAVYSFKKMGMDVIPYPTDFKRDLRYNLYSFLPKISVLNDSVKAIREYFGILALKLPVQLP, encoded by the coding sequence ATGCTTCTGGTCATAAGCTTCCTTGAAAGAAAGAAAAGATCAACTTACTATATCTCGGTAACTTCCGCGCTATTTTTATATATGCTTTCTATAGAACCGGTCAAAGATGCTTTACTTACACCCTTAGAGAGTAAATATCCTGTCCCTGAAAAGTTTCAGGCTGACGCCATTGTTGTTCTGGGTGGAGGCTCTTACAATACCGGTATACTCAAGGAGGACTCCATGAAAAGGCTTCTGACTGCTCTCATAATTCACAAAAAAACCGGACTTCCCATAATACTTTCGGGTGGAGCTGAAAATTTCCCTGACGCAGAGATAATGAAGTCTCTACTTTTACAGCTCGGTGTTGATAAAAGAGATATAATAACGGAAGTACGTAGTAGGGATACTGAGGAAAACGCCCTTTATGTACAAAAAATATGTCAGCAGAAGAATTACAATAGGATACTTCTCGTGACTTCAGCTTATCACCTTCCCAGAGCTGTTTACTCTTTTAAAAAAATGGGAATGGATGTGATACCGTATCCTACGGATTTCAAAAGGGACCTAAGATACAACCTCTACAGTTTCTTACCAAAGATAAGTGTGTTGAATGATTCTGTAAAAGCCATAAGAGAGTATTTTGGTATTTTGGCTCTCAAGCTTCCAGTACAGCTCCCTTAG
- a CDS encoding DMT family transporter, translating to MLGLLLAFLSSFFWATNDLFTKRFIHKGFDEYFVLWVRFPVSSLFLLPAGIIFWDLRPFILLSTFLWLPVEVLGGVFFVKALKYAPLSVAMSFYSFMPIFSALFGFLLLREAPNLWGFVGICLMVIGMLFLTGFSPKEFFKKHIGTIYMLISTLLFGFNVVLGKMVVINSNPFFFSWYYAFCMSFSTLIFVSPKHILKKENYADKRIIVLGILFALGSVLYNLALLYAPASYVASVERISLLLSILYGKVFFGESLRYLLPGAMLMLLGSLLLSISLHV from the coding sequence ATGTTAGGTTTGTTGCTTGCCTTCTTATCTTCCTTTTTCTGGGCTACCAACGATCTTTTCACAAAAAGGTTTATACACAAAGGTTTTGATGAGTACTTTGTGCTTTGGGTAAGATTTCCCGTATCTTCCCTTTTTCTTTTGCCTGCAGGTATAATTTTTTGGGATCTGAGACCTTTCATTCTTTTGAGTACTTTCCTTTGGCTTCCCGTGGAGGTTCTTGGAGGAGTCTTTTTTGTAAAAGCCCTGAAGTATGCACCCCTGTCTGTTGCCATGTCCTTTTACTCCTTTATGCCTATATTTTCTGCCCTTTTCGGTTTTTTACTTCTCAGAGAAGCACCAAACCTCTGGGGTTTTGTGGGCATTTGTCTTATGGTGATCGGTATGCTATTTTTGACAGGCTTTTCACCTAAGGAGTTTTTTAAAAAGCACATAGGCACCATTTACATGCTAATTTCCACACTTCTCTTTGGTTTTAATGTGGTTCTGGGAAAAATGGTAGTGATAAACAGCAATCCCTTCTTCTTCAGCTGGTACTATGCCTTCTGTATGTCCTTTTCTACACTCATTTTTGTAAGTCCTAAACACATACTCAAAAAAGAGAATTATGCAGATAAAAGGATCATCGTACTCGGCATCCTCTTTGCTTTAGGATCCGTGCTTTACAACTTAGCCTTGCTTTACGCTCCTGCATCTTACGTGGCATCTGTTGAGAGGATCTCCCTATTGCTCAGCATACTTTACGGAAAGGTATTTTTTGGCGAATCGTTAAGATACTTACTGCCCGGTGCTATGCTTATGCTACTTGGTTCTCTACTTTTGAGCATCAGCCTCCATGTATGA
- a CDS encoding biopolymer transporter ExbD — MRRRRLGYDERAYIDVVPLVDTLLAVFLFLAILAFQSPMTFLAVKLPFAQEGEKKVLSVMRIQVLKDGSYMYEGKSVSLEDLDKEMQTKKPNSLVIEADEDTLHKYVVALMDIAKKDKVQDVVIATRTRR, encoded by the coding sequence ATGAGAAGGAGAAGATTGGGTTACGATGAGAGAGCTTACATAGATGTGGTGCCTCTCGTTGATACTCTTCTGGCAGTATTCCTCTTTTTAGCCATACTTGCCTTTCAATCACCCATGACCTTTCTCGCAGTTAAACTACCCTTTGCTCAAGAAGGAGAAAAGAAGGTACTTTCGGTTATGAGGATCCAGGTGTTAAAAGATGGTTCATATATGTATGAAGGAAAGAGCGTAAGCCTTGAGGATTTGGATAAAGAAATGCAAACTAAAAAGCCAAATTCACTCGTCATAGAAGCTGATGAAGATACCTTGCACAAGTATGTGGTAGCTCTTATGGATATAGCAAAAAAAGATAAGGTGCAGGACGTAGTTATAGCGACAAGAACAAGAAGGTGA
- a CDS encoding MotA/TolQ/ExbB proton channel family protein, with the protein MDMLFSLLQKGGFAVYVLLFLSLVSWALIIERLVNLRSGSILSKSVKDVRSLLAGGDIEGALKLLSLDNSPAGGILYRMLEEYKSGKVDRRTLLTDLSFEVSLLVPKVEKNLALLSTIASVSPLIGLFGTITGLIKVFSAFAVAQTEQGVALLSAGISEALVSAATGLAVAIPALLAYWLFRILGNSILDRVEAELSEALRVLK; encoded by the coding sequence ATGGATATGCTCTTTAGTCTTTTACAGAAGGGAGGATTTGCAGTTTACGTGCTTCTCTTTCTATCTTTGGTTTCATGGGCTTTGATAATTGAAAGGCTTGTGAATTTAAGATCAGGTAGCATCCTCTCTAAGTCAGTTAAGGATGTGAGATCGCTTCTTGCAGGTGGCGATATAGAAGGTGCTTTAAAACTTCTCTCCTTAGATAACTCTCCAGCAGGTGGCATACTCTACCGCATGCTTGAAGAGTACAAAAGTGGTAAGGTAGACAGGAGGACACTGCTTACGGATCTAAGCTTTGAAGTTTCTCTTCTCGTTCCCAAAGTGGAAAAAAACCTCGCCCTACTTTCCACCATAGCGAGCGTCTCACCTCTCATAGGTCTATTCGGAACTATAACGGGTTTGATAAAGGTCTTTTCAGCCTTTGCAGTAGCTCAGACTGAACAGGGAGTAGCCCTACTTTCCGCAGGTATAAGTGAAGCGTTGGTATCTGCAGCTACGGGGCTTGCTGTCGCCATTCCTGCCCTATTGGCTTACTGGCTATTCAGGATACTCGGTAACAGCATACTTGACAGGGTTGAAGCGGAACTCTCTGAGGCTTTGAGGGTTTTAAAATGA
- the pspA gene encoding phosphoserine phosphatase PspA encodes MVKLILVRHAESEWNPIGRYQGLLDPELSQRGKRQSKLLAEELSKEHIDVIYSSPLKRTYMTAFEIAKLKGLDVIKDDRIIEIDHGVWSGMLVEEVMEKYSEDFRRWIEEPHTVEFPSGESLISVYGRVKDFLNHLRERHWGQTVVAVSHTVPMRAMYCALLGTDLSKFWSFGCDNASYSIVHMEERRNVILKLNITCHLGELYVEAHKAI; translated from the coding sequence ATGGTAAAGCTCATACTGGTGCGCCACGCAGAAAGTGAGTGGAACCCCATAGGTAGATATCAGGGGCTCCTTGATCCTGAACTTTCCCAGAGGGGGAAAAGGCAGAGTAAACTCCTTGCGGAGGAACTCTCAAAGGAGCATATAGATGTTATTTATTCCTCACCACTCAAAAGAACTTACATGACAGCTTTTGAGATAGCAAAATTAAAGGGACTTGACGTGATAAAAGACGATAGAATAATAGAGATAGATCACGGTGTGTGGTCGGGCATGTTAGTAGAGGAAGTTATGGAAAAATATTCGGAAGACTTCAGGAGATGGATAGAAGAACCTCACACAGTAGAGTTTCCAAGCGGAGAAAGTCTAATATCGGTCTATGGTAGAGTAAAGGATTTTCTCAATCACTTAAGGGAAAGGCATTGGGGGCAGACGGTAGTTGCAGTTTCACATACAGTACCTATGCGCGCTATGTACTGCGCTTTACTTGGTACAGATCTATCAAAGTTTTGGAGTTTTGGATGTGACAACGCAAGTTACTCCATAGTTCACATGGAAGAGAGAAGGAACGTCATACTTAAACTCAATATAACATGCCACTTGGGAGAGCTTTATGTGGAAGCTCATAAAGCCATTTAG
- a CDS encoding sulfurtransferase TusA family protein yields MSTVQEKQDSKVLDLSGLMCPLPVVMTSEHVKRLSEGQILRVISTDPGFELDIRNWCVQTGNELLGIKREGDKIVAEIRKRSSAVEPSLLYWIKFHALGVKLHLRHIFMELNPFTKKPDHFITFSAISEGTRAEEFLKGKAKLIPIPDEIDPRCGVVLAVVGYERAKSIYEELLKKGFGVEAIYKREGKSYRRVYP; encoded by the coding sequence ATGAGTACGGTACAGGAAAAACAGGATTCAAAAGTTCTTGATCTATCAGGACTTATGTGTCCTCTACCTGTTGTGATGACTTCAGAACATGTCAAAAGGCTTAGTGAAGGACAAATATTAAGGGTCATATCTACAGATCCCGGTTTTGAACTGGATATAAGAAATTGGTGCGTCCAAACGGGGAACGAACTTTTAGGTATAAAAAGAGAAGGAGACAAGATCGTTGCGGAAATAAGAAAGAGATCTTCTGCGGTTGAACCCTCCCTCTTATACTGGATAAAGTTCCATGCTTTAGGTGTCAAGCTTCATTTGAGACACATCTTTATGGAACTCAACCCCTTTACAAAAAAGCCTGATCACTTTATAACCTTTAGCGCTATATCCGAAGGCACAAGGGCTGAGGAATTTCTGAAAGGAAAGGCTAAGCTCATACCTATACCTGATGAGATAGATCCAAGATGCGGTGTAGTTCTTGCAGTTGTAGGTTATGAAAGGGCAAAAAGTATATACGAAGAGCTTTTAAAGAAAGGGTTCGGTGTTGAAGCCATATATAAGAGGGAAGGAAAGTCTTACAGGAGAGTCTACCCTTAA
- a CDS encoding tetratricopeptide repeat protein gives MWKLIKPFSLFLCALFLLSADIKKEFDVSVELIGKSTEEKPKMLPPEELQAPEERPLDLSSQLLEPPNEFEYAQINPFKEESGISCGEPKDLVSYKLGVDYYLQGKYDFSEEELKKVIAMPSPFKPMAEYVLGTIYVKEGKEQKALDLFKSSCGFSHMYQKASCESYYALSLKLTGKIPENSDPMWGAVANIKSGKLSKPSCNGAVFKEYCQYVLSFYEGKKGESYRDSLNLRRAIVLYQEGKIPQAEEVFRDYSKPSKPYRDIALYYLGIIEAKRGDEKNALAHASILETINPKLSENLYAFVSAKNVILSRLTYSITGDKRFLDRAGIIAYNSGDYRLAVYNFLESGNTLYAVYSYVKLGEYSKAYDLLRNVSRKGKEEYTWYLESAYWSDRSLEPILEEVRNRYPDLYREYTGWFYFKKGDWINAVKYLEDPYYKALAYFNMKNYKEVLKILEKRNSERERILKAKSALFLGDTQLARSFLTGKTDEELYLLGLSYFLEGDYETSARYFKSISENSPIKPKALLKLGDALYNEGKADLAKTYYYDLLTKYPNSEYARYATLSLIGMGDKEIGDTQMERLLEDYLKKYPQSSMSNDLKYQLAQIYIKNGEEDKAKNILLELMDTPLKYKAILKLAQLEKDPGKKAVLLYKVYKEGNEEERRQARDDLVKFYTEVGDKKSLADLLAEGEDGDKVKAIGIYISMGDDADAQKVAKDLMSKGYRDQEFEGYLLDLYKLSKDRTYLDYLKQSKDESIRSQALYLSALDYLKEGEKKKALEDLVDITVNYKNSPLYNKAIIEGAKILIELRARHDASCLLDKADLNTASQEDVAVINSLKKGLPKCEVR, from the coding sequence ATGTGGAAGCTCATAAAGCCATTTAGCTTATTTTTGTGTGCGCTTTTTCTTCTTTCTGCGGATATAAAGAAGGAGTTTGACGTTAGCGTAGAACTCATAGGTAAGTCTACGGAAGAAAAACCAAAGATGCTACCACCAGAAGAATTACAGGCTCCTGAGGAAAGACCCCTGGACTTAAGCTCTCAACTCTTAGAACCCCCAAATGAGTTTGAGTATGCGCAGATAAATCCCTTTAAGGAGGAAAGCGGTATAAGTTGCGGTGAGCCTAAAGATCTTGTATCTTACAAACTGGGAGTTGATTACTACCTTCAAGGTAAGTATGACTTTTCGGAGGAAGAACTGAAAAAGGTTATAGCCATGCCTTCTCCCTTCAAGCCTATGGCTGAGTATGTTTTGGGTACGATATATGTAAAAGAAGGCAAGGAACAAAAGGCGCTTGACCTTTTTAAATCTTCCTGTGGTTTTTCCCACATGTATCAAAAGGCGAGCTGTGAATCTTACTACGCTCTGAGTTTAAAACTAACCGGTAAGATCCCTGAAAACTCCGATCCCATGTGGGGAGCTGTGGCAAACATAAAATCTGGGAAACTCTCAAAACCTTCATGCAATGGTGCCGTCTTCAAAGAATACTGCCAGTATGTCCTTAGCTTTTATGAAGGGAAGAAGGGGGAAAGCTACAGGGACAGCCTTAACCTGAGGAGAGCCATAGTGCTGTATCAGGAGGGGAAAATACCACAAGCTGAGGAAGTGTTCAGAGATTACTCAAAACCTTCAAAACCATACAGAGATATAGCTCTTTACTATCTTGGTATTATTGAAGCCAAAAGAGGTGATGAGAAAAACGCCTTAGCCCACGCGAGCATTCTTGAAACTATAAACCCAAAACTCTCGGAAAACCTTTATGCTTTTGTATCTGCCAAAAATGTCATACTTTCCAGGCTTACTTACTCCATAACAGGAGATAAACGTTTCCTGGATAGGGCTGGTATAATAGCTTACAACTCAGGAGATTACAGATTAGCTGTCTATAACTTTTTAGAGTCAGGAAACACCTTGTACGCGGTATACTCTTATGTGAAGTTAGGAGAATATTCTAAGGCATACGACCTTTTAAGGAATGTAAGCAGAAAGGGTAAGGAGGAGTATACGTGGTATCTTGAATCGGCTTACTGGTCGGATAGAAGCTTAGAACCTATACTTGAAGAGGTAAGAAACAGATATCCTGACCTATACAGGGAATATACAGGCTGGTTTTACTTTAAGAAAGGTGACTGGATAAACGCAGTCAAATATCTTGAGGACCCTTATTACAAAGCTTTAGCTTACTTTAACATGAAGAATTACAAAGAAGTGCTTAAGATCCTTGAAAAAAGAAATTCGGAAAGGGAAAGAATACTCAAAGCAAAGTCCGCCTTATTTTTGGGAGATACTCAACTGGCAAGAAGTTTCTTGACGGGAAAGACGGATGAAGAACTCTACCTTCTAGGACTTTCTTACTTTTTAGAAGGGGACTACGAGACATCAGCCCGTTACTTTAAGTCCATTTCGGAAAACAGCCCAATCAAGCCTAAGGCTCTCTTAAAACTCGGAGATGCGCTCTATAACGAAGGCAAGGCAGATCTTGCAAAAACATATTACTACGATCTTCTGACTAAATACCCAAACTCCGAGTATGCAAGATATGCCACACTATCCCTTATAGGCATGGGTGACAAAGAAATAGGAGATACGCAGATGGAAAGGCTTTTGGAAGATTACCTGAAAAAGTATCCTCAATCTTCCATGTCTAACGACCTTAAGTATCAGCTTGCTCAAATATACATAAAGAATGGGGAAGAGGATAAGGCAAAAAACATACTTCTTGAGCTTATGGACACGCCACTTAAGTACAAGGCTATACTGAAGTTGGCTCAGTTAGAGAAAGATCCCGGAAAGAAAGCGGTACTTCTTTATAAGGTTTACAAGGAAGGAAATGAAGAGGAAAGGAGACAAGCCAGGGATGATCTTGTGAAGTTTTATACGGAAGTGGGCGATAAGAAAAGTCTCGCCGATCTGCTCGCTGAAGGTGAGGATGGTGACAAGGTAAAGGCTATAGGCATATACATCTCTATGGGTGATGATGCTGACGCCCAAAAGGTAGCAAAAGATCTTATGAGTAAAGGATACAGAGATCAAGAATTTGAAGGCTACCTTTTAGATCTCTATAAGCTGTCAAAGGATAGGACTTACCTTGATTACCTAAAGCAGAGTAAAGACGAAAGCATACGATCCCAGGCTCTCTACCTTTCCGCTCTTGATTATCTTAAAGAGGGTGAGAAGAAAAAGGCTCTTGAGGACCTCGTTGACATAACTGTAAACTACAAGAACTCACCGCTTTACAATAAGGCTATAATAGAAGGCGCAAAGATACTCATTGAGTTAAGGGCGAGACATGATGCGTCATGCCTTTTGGATAAGGCTGACCTTAATACAGCATCTCAGGAAGATGTTGCTGTGATAAACTCTCTTAAGAAAGGATTACCTAAGTGTGAGGTGAGGTAA
- the trpC gene encoding indole-3-glycerol phosphate synthase TrpC produces MGLLKDIIERKKEEVKKTKENLRELSISIKRGSCIKLEDALRGEGTKIIAEVKKASPSEGKIKKVSVTNQVKIYERAGAKAISVLTDSTYFDGSLEDLHQARQVVNLPILRKDFIIDPVQIEEAKAFGADAVLLIVRILEFPLLKDLIEYSYELSISPLVEVFNLEEAQIAIKAGARIVGINNRDLDTLVVDRNVSKRLAPEIKSMGAEYVVAESGISERIHILELESVGVDAFLVGTALMKSQDPEKKLRELLGYNAKEEVFHEEHPS; encoded by the coding sequence ATGGGACTGCTCAAAGACATTATAGAACGCAAAAAGGAGGAAGTAAAAAAGACGAAGGAAAATTTAAGAGAGCTTTCCATAAGTATAAAAAGGGGGAGCTGTATAAAGCTTGAAGATGCGCTCAGGGGTGAGGGTACCAAGATCATAGCCGAGGTTAAAAAAGCCTCACCTTCGGAGGGTAAAATAAAAAAGGTTTCTGTTACCAATCAGGTTAAGATTTACGAACGTGCAGGTGCTAAAGCCATATCCGTTTTGACGGACAGCACTTACTTTGACGGCTCTCTTGAGGATCTTCATCAGGCAAGGCAGGTGGTAAACCTACCTATTCTTAGAAAGGACTTCATAATAGATCCGGTACAGATAGAGGAAGCTAAAGCTTTCGGTGCTGATGCCGTTCTTCTAATAGTTCGCATACTTGAGTTCCCTCTTCTAAAAGATCTTATAGAATACTCTTACGAGCTTTCTATAAGTCCCCTCGTTGAAGTTTTCAATCTTGAAGAAGCCCAAATAGCCATAAAGGCGGGCGCAAGGATCGTAGGCATAAACAACAGGGATCTTGACACCTTGGTAGTTGATAGGAATGTCTCTAAGAGACTCGCTCCGGAAATAAAGAGTATGGGTGCGGAATACGTTGTAGCTGAAAGTGGTATAAGCGAAAGAATACATATACTTGAGCTTGAGAGCGTAGGTGTAGATGCCTTTCTTGTCGGAACAGCTCTCATGAAGAGTCAGGATCCCGAAAAAAAACTCAGAGAACTTTTGGGTTATAATGCTAAGGAGGAGGTATTTCATGAAGAACATCCCTCTTGA
- a CDS encoding gamma carbonic anhydrase family protein, which produces MALIKPYKGIFPNIHPTVYLSENAVIIGDVFIDEDSSVWYGTVIRGDVNYIRIGKRTNIQDNCVVHVTHHTHPTLIGDDVTVGHRAVLHGCILKNRILVGMGAVVMDGVEVEDYVLIGAGALLTPGKKIPSGVLVAGVPAKIIRDLKLEEIKLIEESSKNYVAYKNSYMEADAQK; this is translated from the coding sequence ATGGCTCTAATAAAACCCTATAAAGGAATTTTCCCCAATATACATCCCACCGTTTACTTATCCGAAAATGCTGTCATTATAGGTGATGTGTTTATAGACGAAGACTCAAGTGTATGGTACGGAACGGTTATCAGGGGAGATGTAAACTACATAAGGATAGGTAAAAGAACCAACATTCAGGACAATTGTGTGGTGCATGTCACTCACCACACCCACCCTACTCTAATAGGTGACGATGTTACTGTAGGGCATAGAGCTGTTTTGCACGGATGTATTCTCAAAAACCGTATACTTGTAGGTATGGGAGCTGTAGTGATGGATGGCGTAGAAGTGGAAGATTACGTTCTAATAGGTGCTGGCGCTTTATTAACTCCGGGCAAAAAGATACCTTCTGGTGTACTTGTTGCTGGTGTGCCTGCCAAGATCATCAGGGACTTAAAACTTGAGGAGATAAAACTCATAGAGGAGTCTTCAAAGAACTATGTAGCCTACAAAAATTCATACATGGAGGCTGATGCTCAAAAGTAG
- a CDS encoding phosphoglycerate kinase: MALRKKRLKDINVTGKRVLVRVDFNVPIDEQGNIEDDTRIRSSLPTIEYLLDAKAKVILMSHLGRPKGRDPKYSLLPVAKRLSRYINKDVIMADDCVGQSVKALVDSMKEGDVLLLENLRFHKGEEENDENFAKDLASLGDVYVSDAFGTCHRKHASVYTLPKLLKPAVMGFLLEKEISYFEKAMVNPQRPVVALLGGVKVSSKIGIIKNLLKRVDKIFVGGAMAFTFIKAMGYDVGNSFVEDSYIETARDIMEVARKLNVKFYLPVDFVLGREISNNTPTRLVPWQEIPQGWMGLDIGPVSVALLKEIISDAQTIIWNGPMGAFEFDRFEDGTYETAKMLANSSALTIAGGGDTDHAIHRAGVYNAIDFVSTGGGAFLELLEGNTLPCIEVLDNSEE, translated from the coding sequence ATGGCTCTAAGAAAGAAAAGATTGAAGGATATAAACGTTACTGGCAAAAGAGTGCTTGTGAGGGTTGATTTTAATGTGCCTATAGATGAGCAGGGGAACATTGAAGATGACACGAGGATAAGATCCTCTCTCCCTACAATTGAGTACCTCCTGGATGCAAAGGCTAAGGTTATTCTCATGTCACATCTTGGAAGACCCAAAGGAAGAGATCCAAAGTACAGCCTATTACCCGTTGCCAAAAGGCTCTCAAGGTACATAAACAAAGACGTAATAATGGCTGATGATTGTGTAGGTCAAAGTGTGAAGGCTCTTGTAGATAGTATGAAAGAGGGAGATGTGTTGCTACTTGAGAACCTGAGGTTTCATAAAGGAGAGGAAGAAAATGACGAAAATTTTGCCAAAGATCTTGCGAGTCTCGGTGATGTTTATGTAAGCGATGCCTTCGGCACTTGTCATAGGAAGCATGCCTCCGTATATACATTACCCAAATTGTTAAAGCCTGCTGTCATGGGTTTTCTCCTTGAGAAGGAGATCTCTTACTTTGAAAAGGCTATGGTTAACCCTCAAAGACCTGTAGTTGCCCTTTTGGGAGGTGTAAAAGTCTCTTCCAAAATAGGAATAATAAAGAACTTACTCAAAAGAGTTGACAAGATATTTGTAGGAGGGGCAATGGCTTTCACTTTCATAAAGGCTATGGGTTACGATGTGGGAAATTCCTTTGTAGAAGATAGCTATATAGAAACCGCAAGGGACATAATGGAAGTTGCCAGAAAGTTGAATGTCAAGTTTTACCTTCCCGTTGACTTTGTGCTTGGTAGAGAAATTTCCAATAATACGCCTACAAGGTTAGTACCTTGGCAAGAAATACCTCAAGGATGGATGGGACTTGACATAGGACCTGTTTCCGTAGCACTCCTTAAAGAGATAATCTCGGATGCACAAACCATTATATGGAACGGACCAATGGGTGCCTTTGAGTTTGACAGATTTGAGGACGGCACCTACGAAACAGCCAAAATGCTGGCAAACTCCTCGGCACTCACCATAGCGGGAGGTGGAGACACGGATCATGCCATACATAGAGCAGGAGTTTACAATGCCATAGATTTTGTCTCCACAGGAGGTGGAGCTTTCCTTGAACTGCTTGAGGGAAACACCTTACCATGCATAGAAGTACTTGACAACTCAGAGGAGTAG